One Prinia subflava isolate CZ2003 ecotype Zambia chromosome 8, Cam_Psub_1.2, whole genome shotgun sequence DNA window includes the following coding sequences:
- the SGK2 gene encoding serine/threonine-protein kinase Sgk2, giving the protein MFVAWMEPSSTALGKTKELIRHGRERIEQTIKASGSRLCSYAERVVFLMDRSRSPDKSAQPATATDNINLGPSANPNAKPTDFDFLKVIGKGSFGKVLLAKRKCDGTFYAVKVLHKKTILKKKEQNHIMAERNVLLKNVKHPFLVGLHYSFQTSEKLYFVLDYVNGGELFFHLQRERCFREPRARFYAAEVASAIGYLHSLNIIYRDLKPENILLDCQGHIVLTDFGLCKEGMEQEETTSTFCGTPEYLAPEVLKKQPYDRTVDWWCLGAVLYEMLFGLPPFYSRDVSQMYDNILHKPLQIQGTKTVAACDIIQGLLHKDQKRRLGAKTDFLEIKNHVFFSPINWDDLYHKRITPPFNPNVAGPADLRHFDPEFTQEAISASITRTPDLAASSSSASDAFLGFSYAPTEENI; this is encoded by the exons ATGTTCGTGGCCTGGATGGAGCCCTcctccactgccctgggcaagACAAAGG AACTCATCAGGCACGGGCGGGAGAGGATAGAACAAACCATCAAGGCCTCcggctccaggctctgctcgtA TGCTGAGCgagttgtttttttaatggatcGTTCTCGGAGCCCAGACAAAAGTGCCCAG CCTGCAACAGCAACTGACAACATCAACCTCGGACCTTCTGCTAACCCCAA TGCCAAGCCAACAGACTTTGACTTCCTGAAGGTTATTGGCAAAGGAAGCTTTGGAAAA GTTCTCCTGGCCAAACGCAAGTGTGACGGGACTTTTTATGCAGTGAAAGTCTTGCACAAGAAAACCATCCTCAAGAAAAAGGAG CAAAACCACATCATGGCAGAACGCAACGTGCTCCTGAAAAATGTCAAGCACCCCTTCCTTGTGGGACTCCACTACTCCTTCCAGACCTCAGAGAAGCTTTACTTTGTGCTTGACTATGTAAATGGAGGAGAG CTCTTCTTCCACTTGCAAAGGGAGCGCTGTTTCCGCGAGCCCCGGGCCCGGTTCTACGCTGCAGAAGTCGCCAGTGCCATTGGGTACCTGCACTCCCTAAACATCATCTACAG GGACTTAAAGCCTGAGAACATCCTCCTGGATTGCCAG GGACATATAGTATTGACAGACTTCGGACTCTGCAAAGAAGGAATGGAGCAAGAGGAGACAACTTCTACCTTTTGTGGCACTCCCGAG TACCTGGCTCCCGAGGTGCTAAAGAAGCAGCCCTACGACAGGACAGTAGACTGGTGGTGCCTAGGAGCTGTCCTCTATGAAATGCTCTTTGGACTG CCTCCTTTTTACAGCCGGGATGTGTCTCAGATGTATGACAACATTCTGCACAAGCCACTACAGATCCAAGGAACCAAGACTGTGGCAGCTTGTGACATCATTCAGGGACTTCTCCACAAGGACCAGAAGAGGAGGCTGGGTGCCAAAACAGACTTT CTCGAGATAAAGAACCACGTATTCTTCAGCCCAATAAACTGGGATGATTTATATCACAAGAGGATTACTCCTCCATTCAACCCCAATGTG GCTGGCCCAGCTGATCTGCGGCACTTTGACCCTGAGTTCACCCAAGAAGCCATCTCTGCCTCCATCACCCGCACGCCTGACCtagcagccagcagctccagtgcctcagaTGCATTTTTAGGATTTTCATATGCACCAACTGAAGAGAACATTTAA